The genomic region AAAGTGATAAACATTGTCTTTGCCCACCAGAAAGTAAACCAACATTTGTTTCAAGTTGATTTTCTATACCTAAACCAAGTGTTTTAAGACTTTCTTTAAATTCTTCTATTTTAGATATCTCAAGTCCAAACCCGAATCCAAACTTTTTACCCTTATTATATGCCATAGACATATTTTCTAATACTGTCATAGATGGAGCTGTTCCACTTGAAACATTTTGATGAACTTTTGAAATTAAATTTGCTCTTTTATGTGCTTTAAGCTTTTCTATATTAAGTCCCTCAAGTAATATTTCTCCACTATCTAATTCTATTTCTCCACTTAATGTATTTAAAAATGTAGACTTTCCCGCACCGTTAGACCCTATAACTGTAATAAAATCTCCTGCATTTGCCTCAAAATTTAAATTATCAAA from Streptobacillus ratti harbors:
- a CDS encoding ABC transporter ATP-binding protein, producing MLKMINLNKKFYSELGEVKIVFDNLNFEANAGDFITVIGSNGAGKSTFLNTLSGEIELDSGEILLEGLNIEKLKAHKRANLISKVHQNVSSGTAPSMTVLENMSMAYNKGKKFGFGFGLEISKIEEFKESLKTLGLGIENQLETNVGLLSGGQRQCLSLLMSTFNKPKLLLLDEHTAALDPETAKIILEKTNEIVNSNENLITFMITHNMEDAIKYGNRLIMLHKGNIIFDIKGEEKKNLTVEKLLEMFKNKEIIPSDNEIF